One Helianthus annuus cultivar XRQ/B chromosome 7, HanXRQr2.0-SUNRISE, whole genome shotgun sequence genomic region harbors:
- the LOC110867835 gene encoding pentatricopeptide repeat-containing protein At4g37170 gives MHKLSVYQTYTMLYTNLSLSYVTTHIHNFHFVKTGLFIFSLSRGFSFTAHKVFDKSPQRHTTIITDKGYEALASFVKGNVLGKKPTKYELCTALNYCAKTRNSRLGSQIHAKVVHTGFDQNLYINSALVNVYAKCGSMGEAMKVFDGMELHDEVSWTSMICGLSQNGQGGEALCLFKEMLTTPVRPNCFTYVSVVSACTEQESVFKCGELVHAHVVMRGHESNSFVISVLIDYYAKCGRMDKAVMLFGSCAYNDDVVLNTMISAYSHNRQGEDALRLFAKVHNANAGLSEHTLTSILDACGALTVLRQGKQVHALVTKMGSDRNTFVVGALINMYSKCGNIDEACHVFYQTGYKNNVLWTSLITAYAQSGRGLDALKIFDHLLTEKRFDPDHVCFTVVLTACNHSGLLDKGISYFKKMTSDYNLVPEVDQYACLIDLYARKGDLESAKRVMEEMPFYANAVMWSSFLSSCKEYGNVELGREAAYKLFELEPRSPVPYLVLADIYASAGLWNEVQNIRKLMNENGLRKCLAGWSWVEVDRTE, from the coding sequence ATGCATAAGCTTTCTGTATATCAAACCTATACAATGCTTTATACCAATTTGTCCCTGAGTTACGTTACAACACACATTCATAATTTCCATTTTGTAAAAACCGGCCTGTTCATCTTCAGTTTATCACGTGGGTTTTCTTTTACTGCACATAAGGTGTTCGATAAAAGTCCCCAAAGACATACAACCATTATAACTGACAAAGGGTACGAAGCCTTAGCGTCTTTTGTCAAGGGAAATGTGTTAGGCAAGAAACCCACAAAGTATGAACTCTGTACTGCTCTTAATTATTGCGCGAAGACACGAAACTCTCGCCTTGGTTCCCAgatccatgcaaaggtagttcaTACAGGTTTTGACCAGAATTTGTATATAAACAGCGCGTTAGTGAACGTGTACGCGAAATGTGGTTCGATGGGTGAGGCGATGAAGGTGTTCGATGGAATGGAATTACATGACGAAGTATCGTGGACTTCGATGATATGTGGGCTTTCGCAAAACGGGCAGGGAGGAGAAGCCCTTTGTTTGTTTAAAGAAATGTTGACGACGCCGGTTAGGCCGAATTGTTTTACTTACGTTAGTGTTGTTAGCGCGTGTACCGAGCAAGAATCGGTGTTTAAATGCGGGGAGTTGGTTCATGCTCATGTGGTAATGCGGGGACATGAAAGCAATAGTTTTGTGATAAGTGTTTTGATTGATTATTATGCGAAATGTGGACGAATGGATAAAGCGGTTATGCTATTCGGATCATGTGCTTATAATGATGATGTTGTCTTGAACACTATGATCTCAGCGTACTCGCATAACCGACAAGGTGAGGATGCACTCAGACTTTTTGCGAAAGTGCATAACGCAAATGCGGGTCTTAGTGAACACACTTTGACCAGCATCTTGGATGCTTGTGGCGCGTTAACGGTTCTCCGACAAGGAAAACAGGTGCACGCTTTGGTAACGAAAATGGGTTCGGATCGGAACACGTTTGTGGTTGGTGCGTTGATTAACATGTACTCGAAATGCGGTAACATCGATGAAGCGTGTCATGTTTTTTATCAAACGGGCTACAAAAACAACGTATTATGGACTTCATTGATCACCGCGTACGCGCAGAGCGGTAGAGGTCTGGACGCTTTGAAAATCTTTGATCATTTACTTACGGAAAAAAGATTTGACCCGGATCACGTATGTTTTACAGTTGTGTTGACTGCTTGCAACCACTCTGGACTTCTCGACAAAGGTATTAGTTATTTCAAAAAGATGACGTCAGATTATAATTTGGTTCCTGAAGTTGATCAGTATGCTTGCTTGATCGATCTTTATGCGAGAAAAGGCGATCTTGAAAGTGCGAAAAGGGTAATGGAGGAAATGCCATTTTATGCGAACGCGGTGATGTGGAGTTCGTTCTTGAGTTCGTGTAAAGAATATGGGAATGTAGAGCTTGGGAGAGAAGCTGCTTATAAGCTATTTGAACTTGAACCGCGTAGTCCTGTACCGTATCTGGTTTTAGCGGATATATACGCTAGTGCGGGTTTATGGAATGAAGTGCAAAACATAAGGAAGTTAATGAATGAAAATGGATTAAGAAAATGTTTGGCGGGCTGGAGTTGGGTCGAGGTAGACCGTACAGAATGA
- the LOC110867834 gene encoding uncharacterized protein LOC110867834, giving the protein MALEWVVLGYTAAAEAIMILLLTLPGLHSLRKGLIAVTTSLLKPFLSVIPFCLFLLADIYWKYETRPSCHTHDCSPSEHLRHQKSIMKSQRNALLIASALVFYWILYSVTKLVVRVEELTQRIQKLKNKE; this is encoded by the coding sequence ATGGCGTTAGAATGGGTGGTTCTAGGCTACACCGCGGCAGCAGAAGCCATCATGATCCTCCTCCTCACCCTCCCAGGCCTCCACTCCCTCCGCAAAGGCCTGATCGCCGTCACCACCAGCCTCCTAAAACCCTTCCTCTCCGTCATCCCCTTCTGCCTCTTCCTCTTAGCCGACATCTACTGGAAGTACGAAACCAGACCTAGCTGCCACACACACGATTGCTCCCCCTCCGAACACCTCCGCCACCAGAAATCCATCATGAAGAGCCAGCGTAACGCCTTGCTCATTGCTTCTGCGCTTGTTTTTTACTGGATTTTGTACTCCGTTACGAAGCTTGTTGTGCGTGTGGAGGAGTTGACTCAGCGGATTCAGAAGCTGAAGAATAAGGAGTGA